In Panicum virgatum strain AP13 chromosome 4N, P.virgatum_v5, whole genome shotgun sequence, a single window of DNA contains:
- the LOC120669143 gene encoding protein PHOSPHATE-INDUCED 1-like codes for MASRRGFISSRALQMAAAALIVLSMARPSLCQQRRELELAEMPTGDQLTYHGGAVLSGDIPVSIVWYGSFSPGKKAIVVDFIESLTSKPASATPSVAQWWATIRKVYLSNAAAAGGGGGDTRVLLASQAADEQYSLGKSLTLDQVSQLAAGAAPGKGALVLVLTAADVVVEGFGSVRCGLHGADAGAGYAYAWAGDAERQCPGQCAWPFARPAYGPQDKPLVAPNGDVGADGMMVTLASMVAGAVTNPFRDAYYQGEKDAALEACTACAGVYGSGSYPGYAGDVLVDKATGGSYNAVGAGGHKYLLPAVYDAAKPGCSTLV; via the coding sequence ATGGCCTCTCGTCGCGGCTTCATCTCTTCGAGGGCGCTGCAGATGGCGGCAGCAGCGCTGATCGTCCTGAGCATGGCGCGGCCGTCGCTGTGCCAGCAGCGCCGGGAGCTCGAGCTGGCGGAGATGCCGACCGGCGACCAGCTCACGTaccacggcggcgccgtgctGAGCGGCGACATCCCCGTCTCCATCGTCTGGTACGGGAGCTTCTCGCCCGGGAAGAAGGCCATCGTCGTCGACTTCATCGAGTCGCTCACGTCCAAGCCCGCCTCCGCGACGCCCTCGGTCGCGCAGTGGTGGGCCACCATCCGCAAGGTCTACCTGTccaacgccgccgcggccggcggcggcggcggcgatacgCGCGTGCTCCTCGCCAGCCAGGCCGCCGACGAGCAGTACTCCCTCGGCAAGTCCCTGACGCTGGACCAGGTGTCCCAgctcgcggcgggcgcggcgcccgGGAAGGGCGCGCTCGTGCTGGTGCTCACGGCCGCGGACGTCGTCGTCGAGGGCTTCGGCAGCGTGCGGTGCGGCCTCCACGGCGCCGACGCGGGCGCCGGCTACGCCTACGCGTGGGCGGGCGACGCCGAGCGGCAGTGCCCCGGGCAGTGCGCGTGGCCGTTCGCGAGGCCGGCCTACGGGCCGCAGGACAAGCCGCTGGTCGCGCCCAACGGCGACGTCGGCGCCGACGGCATGATGGTGACGCTCGCCAGCATGGTAGCGGGCGCGGTGACCAACCCGTTCCGCGACGCCTACTACCAGGGCGAGAAGGACGCCGCGCTGGAGGCCTGCACGGCGTGCGCCGGGGTGTACGGCAGCGGCTCGTACCCCGGGTACGCCGGCGACGTGCTCGTCGACAAGGCCACCGGAGGCAGCTACAATGCCGTTGGCGCCGGAGGCCACAAGTACCTGCTCCCCGCCGTCTACGACGCGGCGAAGCCTGGGTGCTCTACTTTGGTGTAG
- the LOC120669144 gene encoding protein PHOSPHATE-INDUCED 1 homolog, with product GPPAEDAIAAAGEGRRKTAARARAGRRQRVAVEGFCASRCGHHGSYGGGGAGSSTRAAYAWVGNPADQCPGQCAWPFHQPAYGPQAPPLVPPCGDAGMDGAVISVAGVVAGAVTNPFGDGFYQGDRAAPLEAATACAGVYGSGAYPGYAGRLLVDAATGASYNAHGARGRKYLLPALYDPGTGECATLV from the coding sequence gggccgccggCAGAGGACGCGATTGCCgcggcaggggaggggaggaggaagactgCCGCGCGCGCTCGCGCGGGCCGCCGGCAGAGGGTGGCGGTGGAGGGCTTCTGCGCGAGCCGGTGCGGACACCACGGgtcgtacggcggcggcggcgcagggtcgTCGACCCGCGCGGCGTACGCGTGGGTGGGGAACCCCGCGGACCAGTGCCCCGGGCAGTGCGCGTGGCCGTTCCACCAGCCGGCGTACGGGCcccaggcgccgccgctggtgccgcCGTGCGGGGACGCCGGCATGGACGGCGCGGTGATCAGCGTGGCCGGCGTGGTCGCCGGCGCGGTGACCAACCCGTTCGGGGACGGGTTCTACCAGGgcgaccgcgccgcgccgctggaGGCCGCCACGGCGTGCGCGGGCGtctacggcagcggcgcctacCCCGGGTACGCGGGGCGGCTTCTGGTGGACGCGGCGACTGGCGCCAGCTACAACGCTCACGGTGCGCGCGGGAGGAAGTACCTGCTCCCGGCGCTGTACGACCCCGGCACGGGTGAGTGCGCCACCTTGGTGTGA
- the LOC120670757 gene encoding protein EXORDIUM-like 1 — protein MAPRSLFDARTLLTTVALVLASLPTLSLGARRLPGQLAEDTAPPRDEMSYHGGAVLRGEIPVSIVWYGQFKPAQKAIVVDFLLSLTSVTVDATPSAAQWWGTIDRAYLFNVSASGGASNATTTRVVLAGQVADEQYSLGKSLTLVEVFQLAAALVPGDGALVLVLTDPGVVVEGFCSARCGLHGSDDAGARYAYVWVGNAESQCPGQCAWPFAEPAYGPRGQPPLAPPNGDVGVDGMVVTLASMVAGAVTDPLGDGYYEGARDAALEACTACAGKFGSGAYPGYPGKVLVDDTTGGSYNAVGANGRKYLLPAVFDPATSACSTLV, from the coding sequence ATGGCTCCTCGCAGCCTGTTCGATGCGAGGACGCTGCTGACGACGGTGGCGCTGGTCCTGGCGAGCCTGCCCACGCTCTCTctcggcgcgcggcggctgccGGGCCAGCTGGCGGAGGACACCGCCCCGCCCCGCGACGAGATGTCGTaccacggcggcgccgtgctCCGCGGCGAGATCCCCGTCTCCATCGTCTGGTACGGGCAGTTCAAGCCGGCGCAGAAGGCCATCGTCGTCGacttcctcctctccctcacGTCGGTCACCGTCGACGCCACGCCCTCGGCCGCGCAGTGGTGGGGCACCATCGACAGGGCGTACCTGTTCAACGtctcggcgagcggcggcgcctcgaACGCGACGACGACGCGCGTCGTCCTCGCCGGCCAGGTCGCCGACGAGCAGTACTCGCTCGGCAAGTCGCTGACGCTGGTCGAGGTCTTCCAGCTCGCGGCCGCCCTGGtccccggcgacggcgcgcTCGTGCTGGTGCTCACGGACCCGggcgtggtcgtcgagggcttCTGCAGCGCGCGGTGCGGCCTCCACGGCTCCGACGACGCGGGCGCCCGGTACGCCTACGTCTGGGTGGGCAACGCCGAGTCCCAGTGCCCCGGGCAGTGCGCGTGGCCGTTCGCGGAGCCCGCGTACGGGCCGCGGGgccagccgccgctcgccccgcccAACGGCGACGTCGGCGTCGACGGCATGGTGGTCACGCTCGCCAGCATGGTGGCCGGCGCGGTGACCGACCCGCTGGGCGACGGGTACTACGAGGGCGCCAGGGACGCCGCGCTCGAGGCCTGCACGGCCTGCGCCGGCAAGTTCGGGAGCGGCGCGTACCCCGGGTACCCCGGGAAGGTGCTCGTCGACGACACGACCGGTGGCAGCTACAACGCCGTCGGCGCCAACGGCCGGAAGTACCTGCTGCCGGCCGTCTTCGACCCGGCGACGTCCGCTTGCTCTACCTTGGTGTAG